A region from the Lycium barbarum isolate Lr01 chromosome 8, ASM1917538v2, whole genome shotgun sequence genome encodes:
- the LOC132607059 gene encoding actin-depolymerizing factor 1-like produces MANAASGMAMHDDCKLRFLELKAKRTHRFIVFKIEEKQKQVVVEKVGEPTQSYEDFAESLPADECRYAVYDFDFVTEENCQKSRIFFIAWSPETARVRNKMIYASSKDRFKRELDGIQIELQATDPTEMGLDVIKSRAN; encoded by the exons GCCAACGCAGCATCTGGAATGGCCATGCATGATGACTGCAAGTTAAGGTTCTTGGAGCTGAAAGCAAAAAGAACTCACCGATTTATTGTTTTCAAAATAGAAGAGAAGCAAAAACAGGTTGTGGTTGAAAAAGTTGGTGAGCCAACTCAAAGCTACGAAGACTTTGCTGAGAGTCTTCCTGCTGATGAATGTAGATATGCTGTCTATGATTTTGACTTCGTGACTGAGGAAAATTGCCAAAAAAGCAGGATCTTTTTCATCGCATG GTCTCCTGAGACAGCAAGAGTGAGAAACAAGATGATCTATGCCAGTTCAAAGGACAGATTCAAGAGAGAGCTCGACGGAATTCAGATTGAGTTGCAGGCGACTGATCCGACTGAAATGGGACTTGATGTAATTAAAAGCCGAGCGAATTAG